DNA from Candidatus Beckwithbacteria bacterium:
CAGTGTCGCCGATTATTGCCAAAATGTTAAAGGCGAAACACGTGGACGCGGATAATTTATTTCAGACAATTGATCCGTTCCGGGAACTGTATTTGAATGATGTCAAAAGGTGGGCATTGGCCAATGAGCTGTGGTTGACTTTGGAGCGGGTAGTTTTGGTCAAAAAGTATCTGCGGGCAAATAAAGATAAATTATTGGTGGTCGATTCCGGCCTCTTGATGAGCTGGGCGTATACCCACGGCCATTTTTTGGCCGGGACGATGACAAAGGAAGAATGGCAGCTTTACCGCCGGCTGTTTGATAAAATTGCTATCAATTTATTTGCCAGCTCGTTGGTGGTGGCCTTGGACTGTTCGGTTCCCACTTTAATTAAACGAATTAAGAAGCGTGGTCGGGGATTTGAACTGAAATATTATAATCCGACCTATTTAAAACAAATTGACAACGGCTTAGTCAAATTAAAGGAAAAACTGGAAAGAAAAAAAATTAAAGTTGTCAGCTTGACAGAAGACGAGGTGAAGCAGGATAATAACGGAAAAATTGAGATGAGTCAGGCTTTAAAAGTAATTAAGCAAGCGATTTAATATGCCAGCGGAACAAAGATCAGGACAGCCAGAGGGGTCTTTGACCACTGTTTTTGGTCACTCTATTTTAAAAGATTTGGCTGAAATTGTATCTCACAACGAAGCCTGGGAAGCGTTAGGCGGAAAAGTTGAATCAGAAGTTAAAGTTAAGTGGTATGCCGGAGAATTTATTCATCAAGTATTGCCCCGTGCCAGACTGTATGGTTCAAGATTATTCGATCAGGTTTTACCACAAGGATTAAGAGAGAAAATGTACGACCCGTTTTATAGCGATCATGATGTTAATCATAGTTTCCGGGTAACTCAAAATGGCAAAGTTCATTTAATATTTGACCCGAGAGTAAGGAGTTTAGATAATTATCAGGATAAAATTGATGTGGCGATTAGTTTAGGAGCGATTTGGCCAGATCATGATTGTTTACAAGTGGATTCGACTTTACCAGAGCGTAAAAGACTGGGACATGATCAAATCGGCGGCCGTTTTTTTATACCCGGATTGATGTGGTTGGGGAATTTATTAGGTAAGACCACTTATACCGACAGACAGATTGCTTTAGCAGCTTATGCGGTGGCTAATCATGAGCTGGAAAGTAAGACTATGAAGATGGTTGACTTTTCCAGACCGGCAGAGTTGATCAAGTCTTACGAAAAAATTTTTGGCAAAAGCTTAACTGAAGTTTATCCTTCTTTAGGTCAATTAGAAAAAAGCTTGGCCGCTTTTGGGGTGAATTTATGGTCGTTAGAGTTAGACTTTTCCCATATTACTGAATTAATGGCAGAGTTGGTCAGAGGCCATTTAACGGCGGCAGATGTGCGTGACCAAGTGGCACCGCCGTCATTTGCAGCCTTAAGGGCAATCAAGGCGATTCCCGGCAGACAATATTTATCTTTGTCAAAACAAATTACAGATTATTATACGTTTGTCGATAGAATAGTTGATGGATACAATCCGGAAAGTAAAGATTTTGAGGATGATACTTTACGGGCGGCTTATGAAACCTGCCGTAGTTTTGAAGATACTACGGGTTTAACTCCTTTTGCCCAATCCTGGCTAAGATATTCTCAATTAAAACGGGGAAATTATCACATTAAGTTTGCCAAAGATATGGTTTTGATTAGCCGTCATAATTTAAAAGCCACGACGTTATTCAGTAAATCTTTAGAATTAACTCATGAGCTTCAGAAAGAATTGTGGTTAGAATATAGTGAGAAAACAGAAGAATTAACAAAAGCTTTAACCAGAATAGCGGCAATGAATTTTGATGATCTAAATAAAGTTATTGATGGGAGATTAGATATAAGATTAGCCAATCCTTATATGAGAAAGATTGGTATTTATGTTTTGCGTCAGTTTTCCAGCCAGGCAGTCAGTTTGCTTAATAAATATATTTTGATGACGAAGCAGCCAGGATTTAGTCCCAGCGATTTTGTGTCCAGAGTGGAAAAAGTAATGAGTTATGCTCAACAAAAAAGTAGATTCTTTACAACAGTTGTGCCTAGAGAAATTTTAGATTTAAAAATGAAGAAATTAACCGTTGATTACTCGAATTTTTAGTGTGTTATACTTAAAAAAAGATTTATGGATCAGATTTTTAAGATAATAAAA
Protein-coding regions in this window:
- a CDS encoding deoxynucleoside kinase; its protein translation is MRFKPKMITVVGNIGSGKTTVSPIIAKMLKAKHVDADNLFQTIDPFRELYLNDVKRWALANELWLTLERVVLVKKYLRANKDKLLVVDSGLLMSWAYTHGHFLAGTMTKEEWQLYRRLFDKIAINLFASSLVVALDCSVPTLIKRIKKRGRGFELKYYNPTYLKQIDNGLVKLKEKLERKKIKVVSLTEDEVKQDNNGKIEMSQALKVIKQAI